In Xyrauchen texanus isolate HMW12.3.18 chromosome 27, RBS_HiC_50CHRs, whole genome shotgun sequence, one genomic interval encodes:
- the zgc:152830 gene encoding putative aminopeptidase W07G4.4 gives MSVSIQPVQWTSDCKDQNFDGIILVAQCCDQLPDVLECLKAPLQDYSAVDSGLGEEVVVVKVPGLPGNRLVFASTGPVNRDYDDVRRFSDAGANGIKRALKAGMQRPLLVCPQHNSYARNTLAAVLGALQVLYVPLEVRELKSPLPKVDVLGIWVEDKSKGADITELATALESGRFVYRDIGGSDPERMAAPRVADYVQTVFKDSPVKVTVVSDLNTLEKEYPCLAAVNRCANTVPRHQARVIKLLYCGEGPIQQTLMVVGKGITYDTGGADIKAGGIMAGMHRDKCGSAAVAGFFQILAKLKPKHLKVVGAMAMVRNSVGSDCYVADELVVSRAGRRVRVGNTDAEGRMVMVDLLCEMKEQALKEVSPQLFTIATLTGHAIRAMGPNYSIIMDNGAAHRFGNALQWQNAGEVLGDMFEVSSIRREDYEFHKGKSEYEDILQSNNLPSSGTPRGHQAPAAFLIMASGLDKHGLDSDNPLPYSHIDIAGSSGPFPGVPTGAPILAMATKYLQL, from the exons ATGTCTGTTAG TATCCAGCCTGTCCAGTGGACCTCTGACTGCAAGGATCAAAA ttttgaTGGCATTATCTTGGTAGCCCAATGTTGTGATCAGCTCCCTGATGTGCTGGAGTGTTTAAAAGCACCCTTGCAGGACTACAGTGCA GTGGACAGTGGCTTAGGGGAAGAAGTCGTGGTTGTTAAGGTTCCTGGTCTCCCTGGAAACCGATTGGTATTTGCCTCCACTGGTCCAGTGAATCGGGACTATGATGATGTCAGACGATTCAGTGATGCTGGTGCTAATGGCATTAAGAG GGCTCTGAAAGCTGGTATGCAGCGCCCTCTGCTGGTTTGCCCCCAACACAACAGCTATGCACGAAACACCTTAGCGGCTGTACTGGGAGCCCTGCAAGTTCTCTATGTG CCTTTAGAGGTGAGGGAACTGAAATCGCCCCTCCCTAAGGTGGACGTGCTGGGCATCTGGGTGGAAGATAAATCGAAGGGAGCAGACATTACTGAGCTGGCCACTGCCCTGGAGAGTGGCAG GTTTGTATATCGGGATATTGGTGGCTCTGACCCAGAACGTATGGCTGCCCCCCGTGTAGCTGATTATGTTCAAACAGTCTTCAAGGACAGTCCTGTAAAA GTGACTGTAGTGAGTGATTTGAATACTCTGGAGAAAGAGTATCCCTGTTTGGCTGCAGTAAACCGCTGTGCTAACA CTGTGCCACGTCATCAGGCCAGAGTGATCAAGCTGCTGTACTGTGGGGAAGGACCCATTCAACAGACTCTTATGGTGGTCGGCAAG GGAATTACATATGACACTGGTGGAGCTGACATCAAGGCTGGTGGAATCATGGCTGGAATGCACAGAGATAAATGTGGATCTGCTGCTGTTGCTGGCTTCTTCCAG ATCCTAGCCAAACTAAAGCCCAAACACCTCAAGGTTGTGGGTGCAATGGCAATGGTGCGGAACAGTGTTGGTTCTG ATTGTTATGTTGCGGATGAATTGGTTGTGTCTCGTGCTGGTCGCAGAGTCCGAGTTGGAAACACTGATGCTGAAGGAAGAATGGTCATGGTTGACTTGCTGTGTGAGATGAAGGAGCAG GCATTAAAGGAAGTGTCTCCCCAACTCTTCACAATCGCCACTCTGACTGGACATGCCATCAGAGCCATGGGACCAAACTACTCC ATCATAATGGATAATGGTGCTGCTCACCGCTTTGGGAACGCTCTGCAGTGGCAGAatg CGGGAGAAGTTCTTGGAGATATGTTTGAAGTGTCCTCTATTCGTCGAGAGGATTACGAGTTCCACAAAGGGAAGTCTGAGTACGAGGATATCCTGCAGTCAAATAACCTCCCCTCTTCTGGCACACCACGTGGACACCAGGCGCCTGCCGCCTTCCTTATCATGGCCTCTGGACTAGACAAG CATGGACTGGACTCTGATAACCCTCTGCCTTATTCCCATATCGACATTGCTGGATCCAGCGGCCCCTTCCCTGGAGTCCCAACAGGTGCTCCTATCCTTGCCATGGCAACGAAGTACCTGCAGCTCTAA
- the LOC127621051 gene encoding fumarylacetoacetate hydrolase domain-containing protein 2-like isoform X1: protein MRLLLCLRRLNAVFSAGTFRGTASSAAMRLVQFCHGGDEGRVRVGVEQAEGKSVVDLKSFDPSMPSTMREFLEMGQKGMDCAQRALSSGQCVVPRSDIRLLSPVTGPEKVICVGMNYRDHCLEQNAPIPKEPIIFSKFPSTIIGPCDDIVLPEESKEVDWEVELAFVIGQKGKHIKEEEAFSYVAGFTVANDVSARDWQMKRNGKQWLLGKTFDTFCPLGPALVTTAALNDVHNLGIRCLVNGAVVQDSNTNQMIFQTKKLVAWVSQFVTLCPGDVFLTGTPPGVGVFRNPPVFLKRGDVVECQIDQIGSIRNTVV, encoded by the exons ATGAGATTGCTGCTATGTTTGAGGCGACTCAATGCCGTATTCTCTGCAGGCACATTCAGAGGCACCGCGAGCTCAGCCGCTATGAGACTGGTCCAATTCTGCCATGGAGGAGATGAGGGGAGGGTCAGAGTCGGGGTGGAGCAGGCAGAAGGTAAAAGCGTTGTTGATCTGAAATCTTTTGACCCCTCGATGCCTTCCACTATGAGAGAGTTTCTAGAGATGGGACAGAAGGGAATGGATTGTGCTCAAAG gGCTCTGTCCAGTGGTCAGTGTGTGGTGCCACGGTCAGATATCAGGCTGCTTTCTCCAGTCACTGGCCCGGAGAAGGTGATATGTGTTGGTATGAATTATAGAGATCACTGCCTAGAGCAGAATGCCCCAATTCCTAAGGAGCCAATTATTTTCAGCAAGTTCCCCTCCACTATTATTGGCCCTTGTGATGATATCGTTCTACCTGAAGAGAGTAAG GAAGTGGACTGGGAGGTAGAGCTGGCTTTTGTGATTGGCCAGAAAGGGAAGCATATTAAG GAAGAGGAGGCCTTTTCTTATGTTGCAGGATTCACTGTAGCTAATGATGTCAGCGCCCGTGATTGGCAGATGAAGCGCAATGGAAAGCAGTGGCTGCTGGGAAAAACGTTTGATACATTCTGTCCTCTGGGGCCAGCGCTTGTTACCACTGCAGCACTGAATG ATGTTCATAACCTGGGGATCCGTTGCCTGGTGAATGGAGCCGTTGTTCAAGACAGTAACACCAATCAAATGATCTTTCAGACAAAGAAACTGGTGGCTTGGGTCTCACA GTTTGTAACTCTGTGTCCTGGTGATGTGTTTTTGACTGGAACACCTCCAGGAGTGGGGGTGTTCAGAAATCCACCTGTGTTTTTAAAG
- the LOC127621051 gene encoding fumarylacetoacetate hydrolase domain-containing protein 2-like isoform X2 — protein MRLVQFCHGGDEGRVRVGVEQAEGKSVVDLKSFDPSMPSTMREFLEMGQKGMDCAQRALSSGQCVVPRSDIRLLSPVTGPEKVICVGMNYRDHCLEQNAPIPKEPIIFSKFPSTIIGPCDDIVLPEESKEVDWEVELAFVIGQKGKHIKEEEAFSYVAGFTVANDVSARDWQMKRNGKQWLLGKTFDTFCPLGPALVTTAALNDVHNLGIRCLVNGAVVQDSNTNQMIFQTKKLVAWVSQFVTLCPGDVFLTGTPPGVGVFRNPPVFLKRGDVVECQIDQIGSIRNTVV, from the exons ATGAGACTGGTCCAATTCTGCCATGGAGGAGATGAGGGGAGGGTCAGAGTCGGGGTGGAGCAGGCAGAAGGTAAAAGCGTTGTTGATCTGAAATCTTTTGACCCCTCGATGCCTTCCACTATGAGAGAGTTTCTAGAGATGGGACAGAAGGGAATGGATTGTGCTCAAAG gGCTCTGTCCAGTGGTCAGTGTGTGGTGCCACGGTCAGATATCAGGCTGCTTTCTCCAGTCACTGGCCCGGAGAAGGTGATATGTGTTGGTATGAATTATAGAGATCACTGCCTAGAGCAGAATGCCCCAATTCCTAAGGAGCCAATTATTTTCAGCAAGTTCCCCTCCACTATTATTGGCCCTTGTGATGATATCGTTCTACCTGAAGAGAGTAAG GAAGTGGACTGGGAGGTAGAGCTGGCTTTTGTGATTGGCCAGAAAGGGAAGCATATTAAG GAAGAGGAGGCCTTTTCTTATGTTGCAGGATTCACTGTAGCTAATGATGTCAGCGCCCGTGATTGGCAGATGAAGCGCAATGGAAAGCAGTGGCTGCTGGGAAAAACGTTTGATACATTCTGTCCTCTGGGGCCAGCGCTTGTTACCACTGCAGCACTGAATG ATGTTCATAACCTGGGGATCCGTTGCCTGGTGAATGGAGCCGTTGTTCAAGACAGTAACACCAATCAAATGATCTTTCAGACAAAGAAACTGGTGGCTTGGGTCTCACA GTTTGTAACTCTGTGTCCTGGTGATGTGTTTTTGACTGGAACACCTCCAGGAGTGGGGGTGTTCAGAAATCCACCTGTGTTTTTAAAG